A stretch of the Xiphias gladius isolate SHS-SW01 ecotype Sanya breed wild chromosome 21, ASM1685928v1, whole genome shotgun sequence genome encodes the following:
- the wu:fb55g09 gene encoding coiled-coil domain-containing glutamate-rich protein 1: MLSEMMCRRSCQQQQDGKEAPHRDAASRRNHGWSKSCRGRLQGRRTRGGGWPRGRNHHHQHPQRHHPHHHHPQHLQRPVMSLRPINVKGNRARGMRAPKNTNQFLMHEKYQMLHMRSDSVGSDSGSSSDSDTELTDMDSYLGVLENARGALLDSPNPHSSTTPPGQILVLPEDSLRLHEDSLRLQEDSLRLHKDSLRLQDGLHLHEDSLRPQEDSLQYFPSEDDLMQSQNFMQRDFVEFCDILTP; the protein is encoded by the coding sequence atgcTCTCAGAGATGATGTGCAGGAGGAgctgccagcagcagcaggatgggAAAGAGGCTCCACACAGGGACGCTGCCAGCCGCAGGAATCACGGCTGGTCCAAGAGCTGCAGGGGGCGCCTGCAGGGGCGGAGGACAAGAGGGGGAGGGTGGCCGAGAGGGCGCaatcaccaccaccagcaccctCAAcgtcatcatcctcatcaccaTCACCCCCAACACCTCCAGAGGCCGGTGATGTCACTCCGGCCCATTAACGTTAAGGGAAACAGAGCGAGGGGGATGCGGGCCCCCAAGAACACCAACCAGTTTCTGATGCACGAGAAGTACCAGATGCTGCACATGCGCTCCGACTCAGTGGGGAGCGACAGCGGCAGCAGCTCCGACAGCGACACGGAGCTCACCGACATGGACTCGTACCTGGGCGTCCTGGAGAATGCCAGAGGAGCCCTCCTGGACAGTCCCAACCCACACAGCTCAACGACGCCACCAGGGCAGATCCTGGTACTTCCAGAGGACAGTCTGCGACTGCACGAAGACAGTCTGCGTCTGCAGGAGGACAGTCTGCGACTGCACAAAGACAGTCTGCGTCTGCAGGACGGCCTGCATCTGCACGAAGACAGTCTGCGTCCGCAGGAGGACAGCTTGCAGTATTTCCCCTCTGAAGACGACCTAATGCAGAGCCAGAATTTCATGCAGAGGGACTTTGTTGAGTTCTGTGACATCCTGACACCCTGA